Part of the Robbsia sp. KACC 23696 genome, TCCCGAGAGCAGCAGCAATAGCAGCAGCACGAAGCCGGCCGGCGCCCCCAGCGTCTCGACGCCTAGTGCCTCGCACAGTCGCTCGACGAGGGCGTAGGCGACGGTCAGCATCGCCGCCTGCGCGATCGGTGTGATCGACGCAAACCGGTCGCGCCACCCCATCCGCTTGGTTTCGTGCAGGCCGCCCGCGGTATCGGTCGCCCCGAAACGGGATGCGTTGGGAGATGTCTGAGCCGTAGCGGCGAGGGGGACATGGGACATGCGACCGATCGATGTAAGGGTTGGACAGCGGACGGTCCGCACCTGGCGCCGACTGGCGTACGACACCGTTACAGCGTGCCGGTTGGCGCGCGGTCGGGTGAGTCGGCGTGGGGGGATACCGTCTGGATATGCTATCCAGACGAGGGCGAAAAAATGTTGCATCAAAAACAAGGGGGGCGTGTTTTTCGCGATAATATTTCGCGTATCGCCAAAGTAAGAAAAAATCA contains:
- a CDS encoding CidA/LrgA family protein, which translates into the protein MSHVPLAATAQTSPNASRFGATDTAGGLHETKRMGWRDRFASITPIAQAAMLTVAYALVERLCEALGVETLGAPAGFVLLLLLLLSGRLPVAWVAGGGKWLIGLSTLFLIPAMVAVAPAWPILRADWVPLTVIIVGGTVLTMLATAWSVEATCRWMEGRR